Below is a genomic region from Fusobacterium nucleatum.
ATTATACATAATAAATTATTTATTTTCAAGTAGCGTCTAATATATAAAAAAATCTCCTCTATTTAGTTTTTATCTAAATAAAAGAGATTTTTTTAATTTTACATATCTTTAGTCACTACTACATCAACACCAGTGTTAAATACATTTTTTATAACTATATCTCCTCTTTTGACAGGTGCTGTTAACTCAATATTTTTTAATTCATCCATCAATTTAAAATTTAATTCCTTTGGAATTGATTTTTCAGTTTTTACTGGACATCTTTTATCTAAAGCATTTTTTATTTTAACTGTTGAAGTAACAACCCTTTTTGGAGCTGTCAATTCTTCTTTACCATAAACTTCTCCTCTTGGACAAGAATTTCCTTTAACTTCATAAGTTTCTGTATTTACACTTATATGACAACCAACAGGACAAACTATACATATCATTTCCTTTTCCATTATTTATCCTCCTCAACAACTTCTACAACAATTTTATTTACATCAATTTTTCCAAGTACAGTCTTAGATAGAGTTATTTTTTCCATTTCCCCAGGAGCCATATGATTTTTCTTAACTGAATGCATTACAAAATCATTTGACTTAACTACTATCTTAACATTTTTATAAATTTGTCTAACTCTCATAGAAAGTTCTAAATTCTTTTCAATATTTTCCATTCTAAATTTTTGTGGAACAGTATATCCTATTCCATTTCCTGTTTGAACTTCAATATATTCTCCATCAGTAACTTCACCTTTAATATATTTAGCAGCAGATTTTCCTGCTTTTCTTGATTCAATACTTACAAAATCAACTAAGTCGTGGACATGGACAACATTTCCAGAAGCAAATATTCCTGCTATACTTGTTTCCATAAGTTCATTTACTATTGGTCCATTAGTTCTAGGGTCAATTTTAATTCCTGTTGCTCTTGAAATATCATTTTCAGGGATAAGTCCAACAGATAAAAGTAAAGTATCACATTCATATTCTATTTCAGTTCCAGGTATAGCTTTTTTATTTTCATCAACCTTAGCTATAATAACTTTTTCAACTCTATCTTTACCAATAATATCTACAACTGTATGACTTAAATATAGTGGAATATCATAGTCATCTAAACATTGAACAATGTTTCTTGTAAGCCCACCAGAGAATGGCATAAGTTCTGCAACAGCTAAAACTTTTGCTCCTTCAAGTGTAAGTCTTCTTGCCATAATAAGTCCAATATCTCCTGAACCTAAGATAACAACTCTTTTACCAACCATATACCCTTCCATATTGATATATCTTTGAGCAGCTCCTGCCGTAAAAATACCTGCTGGTCTATCACCTG
It encodes:
- a CDS encoding DUF1667 domain-containing protein; the encoded protein is MEKEMICIVCPVGCHISVNTETYEVKGNSCPRGEVYGKEELTAPKRVVTSTVKIKNALDKRCPVKTEKSIPKELNFKLMDELKNIELTAPVKRGDIVIKNVFNTGVDVVVTKDM
- a CDS encoding NAD(P)/FAD-dependent oxidoreductase, producing MNIKYDLVIVGGGPAGLAAAVEAKKNGIDNILVIERAKELGGILQQCIHNGFGLHEFKEELTGPEYAQRFMDQLFELNIEYKLDTMVLGISENKIVQAINSVDGYMIIEAKSIILTMGCRERTRGAIAIPGDRPAGIFTAGAAQRYINMEGYMVGKRVVILGSGDIGLIMARRLTLEGAKVLAVAELMPFSGGLTRNIVQCLDDYDIPLYLSHTVVDIIGKDRVEKVIIAKVDENKKAIPGTEIEYECDTLLLSVGLIPENDISRATGIKIDPRTNGPIVNELMETSIAGIFASGNVVHVHDLVDFVSIESRKAGKSAAKYIKGEVTDGEYIEVQTGNGIGYTVPQKFRMENIEKNLELSMRVRQIYKNVKIVVKSNDFVMHSVKKNHMAPGEMEKITLSKTVLGKIDVNKIVVEVVEEDK